In Syntrophales bacterium, the genomic stretch CCTGCAAGAGCCTGGCCTACAAACCCCATCACCAGCATCCCATGGGCAATCTGACCGCCGATCCCTACCGCCTTGCCCACCTCCGGGTCAACGTGAAGGGGGTTGAAATCACCGGAAGCGCCGGCATATCTCACCAGTTGCATATGTTTCACCGGCCCCTTGACTAAAACGGGCATTTGATCCTTTACGTTGATATCCTGAAAATAAAGTTCTTTTGCCATTATCGTCCCCTCACTTTCTCTCCACAATAAGTGCGTTGGCCTTCAAGACCGGTTCATTTCTCTGATTCGTATACATGGTTTCCAGTTTAACAAGGTCCATGCTTCCGGATTTGCCGGCTTTCTCATCAATGGAAACCACCCTTATCTTCCCCGTCAGGACATCCCCGGGATATATCTCCTGAAGATACTCATATCCTTCCTCTCCATGAAGGACCATGGCAAAGTTGATTTTTAAATCAGAGATGATACTGAGCAGCGTATTCGACCAGTTCATGGGTACAGTAGCAAAAGTGGGGAAAGCGGGGATGTCCTTATACCCCTCTTTTATTGCCGCCTCCTTGTCCAGAAAGATCGGATTATCATCTCCTATTGCCTGAACCAATTCCCGCATTTTGCCCCTCTCCACCTCATAGGTAAAGGGGGGAAACTCATGATTAATTTTAGATCTGTCTGCCATTTAACCTCTCCTTTCCGATTGATTTAATCCCTGGAGGAAACCAGTGGGGAACAACGAATGGGAACTTTCCACTCTTCAAGACTGGGACTCCATGTAGCTCAGAAGACGAGACCTTTGAAAATTGACTTCACAAGGGCTCAAAATCTT encodes the following:
- a CDS encoding MaoC/PaaZ C-terminal domain-containing protein, encoding MAKELYFQDINVKDQMPVLVKGPVKHMQLVRYAGASGDFNPLHVDPEVGKAVGIGGQIAHGMLVMGFVGQALAGWIPKKYLRKFSVRFVGMTRLNEVVTVTGKVTDKKQESGNNIIRGEVFARDQKEELLIAGSFEAHLPEKK
- a CDS encoding MaoC family dehydratase N-terminal domain-containing protein, with the protein product MADRSKINHEFPPFTYEVERGKMRELVQAIGDDNPIFLDKEAAIKEGYKDIPAFPTFATVPMNWSNTLLSIISDLKINFAMVLHGEEGYEYLQEIYPGDVLTGKIRVVSIDEKAGKSGSMDLVKLETMYTNQRNEPVLKANALIVERK